A window of Nonomuraea angiospora genomic DNA:
CGCTACACGGGGGGAGACTCCGTCCACCAGCCCGTGCCACAGGACCGCGCCGGCCATCGGCGGCAACTCGAGGACGTACCGGAGGAGGGCCGACCCGCCCGGACACCTCTCGCCTGCGCTCAACGGCCATCGCGTACGTGCTCGCCGAGCGCATCAGCAGCCACGGCCTGCCTCTCCCCGCGCCAGCAACTGGCGTAGGAACCGGTCGAGCGGCGGAAGCCTCGCGGAACGCGCCGCACCTCCGGGCGCCGCGAAGGGTGACGACCGGCGACACGCCGGTGGAGCCCCCGAACGTACGCAACTTCTACGGAGGCGGGAGGACGCGACGAGCGGGAAAGGCGGGCGTCCCCACACCGCCTCGAAGGAGGCTCGCATGGTGACCACGGGTCGGGTCGCCGGGAGGGATTTCACCTCCCGGCTCCCACGGATCCGGGCGTGACGGTCTCCCGTCACCCGGCTCTTGTCACCCCTGGTCCCCAGAAACCACAGGTCCAGCGCCAATGCGCGAACAGCTGGGGGTAGTGGGTGGTGATTCCCTTCCCAGCATGTCTTGGCTTTCTTGAACCCGCGTAGCCGGCGGTATTTCTTGCGGATCCACCGCATCAGGTAGACGTTGATGCGTTGCAGGAGAGGATGCAGCACGGAGCGGTAGAACGCCCCGTAGTACTGCATCCAGCCCCGCACCATCGGGTCGATCGCGTGGGGCTCACAGCATCACATCAAGAACCCTGCCTATAGGCAGCCTCCGTGTTCGTGGCACACAGCCCTTTTCATTCTGGACAGCGGCCGTCTTCGTTGAGCCGCAGGACGAGGACGGCCTGGACGATCGGGGTGGTGCGGTGCGGGCAACAGCGCAGTTGGGCCAGGACCTTCCAGGTCTTCAAGGTGGAAACGGCGCTCGCCGTGGGCGAGGGTGAGCGCGGTTGACCGATCGCTGGTGGCCGGACAGCAGCGGCCGCAGCCGGTGGCGTTCGAACGGCGTGCGGATGGTGCCGACGGCGGCGGGGTGTGCGCAGCACGGCTGCACGTGTGCTAGATTGGATCCAGTTGCAGTTGTGGTACCCATAAAAACTTGTGTGCACCTGACGGTATGTAGCCTCAGGTGCATTTTTTGTTTGCCGGTCTTCTCCGGGTGTGGGCCAATTACGGCGACGCGGAATCCGTCCGATGCGGATTTCGGCTTTGCACCTATCAAAGGAGATCAACATGGCTTCTGGCACCGTGAAGTGGTTCAACGCGGAAAAGGGCTTCGGCTTCATCGAGCAGGACGGCGGCGGCGCCGACGTCTTCGCGCACTACTCCAACATCGTCGCCAACGGCGGCTACCGCGAGCTGCACGAGGGCCAGAAGGTAGCCTTCGATGTCACCCAGGGCCAGAAGGGCCCTCAGGCCGAGAACATCGTTTCCGCCTGACACTGACGCACCACGCAGCTGGGGCCCGCGCCATAGGGTGTGGGCCCCGCCGCGTTTCTCTTGCGGTACCCAATGCGCCGTGACGGCCTCACAGACCGCGAAGGACAGCATGTCTGTTCTTCCGCCGCACACCGGATGGTCCACACCAATGGCTCCGGTTCGGGCATGGGTCCGCTCCAGCCCTCTGACCCGCAGCGCAGCCGCCGTTCTTTTCGGCGAATGGCGACCATTTCGACACACGAGGCCAGGCTGTTTTCCGCCGGCTCGGCTCGTCTTTCTTCGGCTCGTGCCCGCCATTCTTGTGCCGCTCATCGCGCCGAGAATCACTTGACACGTGCCGCATCGAGGAAGGTTCTGCATGAACCATGCAACTCGCAAGCACGACCGCGACTCCGCCACCCGCAGGGGCGGCTCTGCCAACCCCAGCAGGGGTGACCGATTCGGGTCACCGGCTCTGGGCCGTTCAGGCACCCCCAGGCGTTCCGGTGGTCACGGGCGGCGTCCCGCCGCGATCCAGGGGGAGTTCGCACTGCCGGTCACCGTCACCCCGGCCCTGCCCGCAGCCACGACATTCGCTGAACTGAACATGCCGCGCGCGCTGATGAAGACGCTCACCAGCCTGGGTATGAATGAACCATTCCCGATCCAGGCCGCCACGCTGCCGAACTCCCTGGCCGGCCGGGATGTCCTTGGGCGTGGGCGCACCGGGTCAGGCAAGACACTCGCCTTCGGCCTGGCCTTGCTCGTCCGCACCTCCGGACAGCGTGCCGAATCGCGGCAGCCGCTGGCCCTGATCCTCGTTCCCACTCGGGAGCTGGCCCAACAGGTCACCGACGCGCTCGCCCCGTACGCCCGGTCACTGAAGCTGCGGCTGGCCACCGTCGTCGGCGGCGTGTCGATCGGCCGGCAGGCCAGTGCGCTGCGCGCTGGTGCCGAGGTCGTCGTTGCGACCCCGGGACGGCTCAGGGATCTCATCGAGCGCGGCGACTGCCGCCTGGATCAGGTCGGCATCACCGTGCTGGACGAGGCCGACCAGATGGCCGATATGGGCTTCATGCCGCAGATCACCCACCTGCTCGACCAGGTGCGCCCCGCGGGCCAGCGGATGCTGTTCTCCGCCACTCTGGACCGCAATGTCGACCTGCTGGTACGCCGCTACCTGACCGACCCGGTGGTCCATTCGGTTGACCCCTCGGCGGGCGCGGTCACCACGATGGAGCACCACGTGCTGCACATCCAGAGCGCCGACAAGCAGGCCACCACGTTGGAGATCGCCGCTCGCGACGGCAGGGTGATCATGTTCCTGGACACCAAGCACGCCGTGGATCGGCTCACCGAAAACCTGCTGAACAGCGGCGTACGCGCCGCCGCGCTACACGGGGGCAAGTCCCAGCCCCAGCGCACCCGCACCCTCGCCCAGTTCAAGACCGGCCACGTCACGGTGCTGGTGGCGACCAACGTCGCGGCCCGCGGCATCCACGTCGACAACCTCGACCTCGTCGTCAACGTCGACCCGCCAAGCGACCACAAGGACTACCTGCACCGCGGCGGCCGCACCGCCCGCGCCGGCGAATCCGGCAGCGTCGTCACCCTCGTCCTGCCCAACCAGCGCCGTGACATGACCCGCCTGATGGCCGACGCCGGTATCGTCCCGCAGACCAGCCAGGTCCGTCCGGGCGAGGCCGAACTGAGACGTATCACGGGCGCCCAGGCCCCCTCAGGGATCCCCGTGACCATCACCGCACCGGTTGTCAATCGTCGGGCGGGACGGAACCGCCGACGATTCGGGTAGCACAGGACGAGAACGGCCTGACGATCGCGGTGGCGCGGCGTGGGCAGCAGCGCAGCATGGTCAGGATCTTCCAGGTATTCAAGGTGGCGACGGCGGTCACCGCCAGTGCGTCGATCAGGCCCGTGGTGCGTGCTGCCGTCAGGCCATGGGTGAGGTGAAGCCCGATACCAGCCGGCCTGCGGGCGATCATCGCGGTCCAGCCGAGGCGGCAGT
This region includes:
- a CDS encoding DEAD/DEAH box helicase, with amino-acid sequence MNHATRKHDRDSATRRGGSANPSRGDRFGSPALGRSGTPRRSGGHGRRPAAIQGEFALPVTVTPALPAATTFAELNMPRALMKTLTSLGMNEPFPIQAATLPNSLAGRDVLGRGRTGSGKTLAFGLALLVRTSGQRAESRQPLALILVPTRELAQQVTDALAPYARSLKLRLATVVGGVSIGRQASALRAGAEVVVATPGRLRDLIERGDCRLDQVGITVLDEADQMADMGFMPQITHLLDQVRPAGQRMLFSATLDRNVDLLVRRYLTDPVVHSVDPSAGAVTTMEHHVLHIQSADKQATTLEIAARDGRVIMFLDTKHAVDRLTENLLNSGVRAAALHGGKSQPQRTRTLAQFKTGHVTVLVATNVAARGIHVDNLDLVVNVDPPSDHKDYLHRGGRTARAGESGSVVTLVLPNQRRDMTRLMADAGIVPQTSQVRPGEAELRRITGAQAPSGIPVTITAPVVNRRAGRNRRRFG
- a CDS encoding cold-shock protein, whose translation is MASGTVKWFNAEKGFGFIEQDGGGADVFAHYSNIVANGGYRELHEGQKVAFDVTQGQKGPQAENIVSA
- a CDS encoding group II intron maturase-specific domain-containing protein, with product MVRGWMQYYGAFYRSVLHPLLQRINVYLMRWIRKKYRRLRGFKKAKTCWEGNHHPLPPAVRALALDLWFLGTRGDKSRVTGDRHARIRGSREVKSLPATRPVVTMRASFEAVWGRPPFPLVASSRLRRSCVRSGAPPACRRSSPFAAPGGAARSARLPPLDRFLRQLLARGEAGRGC